AGAGGTTTCTTGACTGGCTAAATGTACAATTGCACCACTGACATAATCCACAGGAGTGAGGTCTTCTGTACTATCGCCAAAATCAGGAATCATTCCTAATTGAATACAGCCTTTAATCATACGACAAAACAAATCTTCTCTATTACAAATTCCGGTTTTACTATGTCCAATAATTCGAGACGCTCTAAAAATTGTCATCGGAAGTCCTCGTTTTCCAGCTTCCATGATTAATTTTTCGGCAACCCATTTACTTTGAGTATAACCGGCATTGAGTCCATGATTTATACCCAGGGGATCAGATTCTTGAATTAAGTTTCCTTGAGCATAACTGGGGGAAAAAACAGAAATCGTCGAGACAAAATGAACAGGTTTGGTTTTAATTAAGCAGGCTAATCTCAAGATTTCTGCTGTTCCTAAAACATTAGTGGGTTTCAGTATTGAATAGGGATAAATAGCATTCACCCAAGCTCCATTATGATAAATCACATCAATTTGATTGGCTAATTCCAGAAAATCAGGTTCACACATTCCTAAACGTTTTTGGGATAAATCACCAATAACAGGAATAATACGAGAGCTTTTCTGTTCATCCCATAATTGAAAGGTTTTTAATTTCTGGTAAATTTTCGCTTGAGCTTGTTCTAAACTTTTGTCTCGAATTAAACAATGAATATTAGCTTCTGTTTTGTCTAATAATTCAGCTAATAAATGAATTCCGAGAAAACCCGTAGCTCCTGTGAGCAAAATATCAGCAGGTTTTTGAGGAAAGGGAGCCACAAGATTCGGCGGTTGAATGGAGGTATCTAAGGTAATTTCGACTTGCCAATCTGGGATTTGATCACTCTCAATTGTATCAGATAAATTCAAGTCTAAATTAGAGGATAATCCTGCTACCGTCGGTTCTGAAAAAAGATAGTTTAAAGGAATATTAATAGCTAATTGTTCTCGCAGTCGAGAAATCACTTGGGCAGCTTTTAAAGAATGACCACCTAAGTCAAAGAAATTATCGAAAATACTAATTTGCTTTAACCCTAAAACATCTTGCCAAATCTCAGCAACAATTTTTTCTGTAGCTGTTCGGGGTGTAATCATCGTTTTTTGCTCCCGAATTTCGGTGGGTGCGGGTAAAGCGTTACGATCAATTTTCCCACTGCTCATTAAGGGCAATTCTTGAAGCTGTACAAAGAAAGCTGGAATCATATAATCTGGTAATTTCTGTTTGAGAAAACTCCGCAATTTTGCAGGATCAATGGATGGGTATTTTGGCACAATATAAGCCACTAATTGTTTATTATTTGTTTGATCTTCTCTAACAATTACCGCCGTCGCTCGGACATCTGTGTATTCAGTTAATACGGCTTCAATTTCGCCAATTTCAATACGAAACCCTCGAATTTTAACTTGATTATCAATGCGTCCTAAAAACTCTATATTTCCATCGGGTAAATAACGAGCTAAATCTCCAGTTTTATAGAAACGTTGATATTCTGATGAATTAAAAGCATGAGTAATAAATTTTTCACGGGTTAAATCATCGCGATTGAGATAACCTTTGGCCAAACCTAAACCTCCAATTAACAGTTCTCCTGGTATTCCAATCGGGACTTGTTGCAAATAGCGATCACAAATATAAACCTGTGTATTTGTAATCGGTTTACCAATGGCAACAGAATGAATTTGAGCAATTTTATGACTCAAATTGGGATTAAAAACCGTGGTGGTTATCGTCGCTTCTGTCGGACCATAAGCATTCAACCAAGTGATATCTTCTCGTTGACTATTTGATAGGATTTTTTGCCATAATATTAATCGCTCTGCTAATACTTCTTCACTTCCTGTAATCACTAAGCGTAGGGTTTCAGGTAAAGTTATTAAAGTTTGAGATAAATCTAATACCCATTCATGCCAATAAGTAGCTGGAAGATTAATTACCGTTAAACGATTGTGCTGAATAAATTGAGTAAAATCGGCTAAAGCAGGGAACATTAATGCAGGACGCATAACTAAAGTTGCACCCGTTAAAAAGGTTGGATAAATTTCTTCAGCAGCTACATCAAAGGTAAAAGAAGCAAATTGTAAAATTCGGTCACGACTTGTTAAATCATAGGCTTTAATAATTCCTAAGCTATGATTAACTAAACTTTGATGTTCAATCATAACCCCTTTAGGAGTGCCTGTTGAACCAGAGGTATAAATAATATAAGCTAAATTATTTGGCTGAATAGGGTTAACTAAATTGTTTTGGCTTTGACTAATAATTAAGTTTTCTTCAGTATCTAGACAAACCACTTTTGCTGGATGCTCATGGAATAAATTAATCAAGGTATTTTGAGTGATTAATACCGAGACTTGAGCATCATTTAAGATATAGTTTAAACGCTCTTGGGGATAATTGGGAGCTAGAACAAGATAAGCAGCACCGGTTTTAAGAATTGCCAAAAAACTGATAATAATAGATACAGATTGTTCTAAACAAATACCCACTAATGATTCAACTTTAACCCCCTTAGATTGGAGATAATGAGCTAATTGATTGGCACGATAATTTAAGTCTTGATAGGTGATTTTTTCCCTGCCCCATTCTATTGCGATCCCATTTGGATTTTTTAAAACTTGATGTTCAAATAATTCATGAATACAAACCTTTGGATTTTCAGCAATATTAGTCTGATTCCATTGAGCTAATAACTTTTGT
This portion of the Microcystis aeruginosa NIES-2549 genome encodes:
- a CDS encoding non-ribosomal peptide synthetase, with protein sequence MSKMNHNSQDKQKLLKLLLQKKGIGVKTNTIPTRDPSQLVPLSFSQERLWFLYQLEANGYTYNMPFRFQIEGNLDIDIFRKALETIKQRHEVLQTCFQEVEEIPRQIINPKIHLNFTLLDLQSLSSGEQTQELERLTEQEIYTPFDLTKAPLMRTFLVKLKADSYLLFLSLHHSIFDGWSMKVLLQELSRLYQAFLQKQSNPLPDLPIQYGDFAVWQRQQLQGDKLTQEVNYWKQKLTGIPPLLEIPTDHPRPPIQTFKGNNCTFKLSPELSQNLKNISQTSTATLNMTLLTAFNILLYRYSSQEDIVIGIPSGNRQFPEIEPLIGCFINTLPIRTQFKENLSFKALLNQVKQVVLEAYEHQDLPLEKVVEAVNPQRNISYSPLFQVMFSWEDMLHINHFSMADLKLTPVTMNALIAQFDLTLAMQETTEGLVGSFDYNCALFNQDTIERMITHFKTLLEGIAVNPEQSIELLPILPLSEQKLLAQWNQTNIAENPKVCIHELFEHQVLKNPNGIAIEWGREKITYQDLNYRANQLAHYLQSKGVKVESLVGICLEQSVSIIISFLAILKTGAAYLVLAPNYPQERLNYILNDAQVSVLITQNTLINLFHEHPAKVVCLDTEENLIISQSQNNLVNPIQPNNLAYIIYTSGSTGTPKGVMIEHQSLVNHSLGIIKAYDLTSRDRILQFASFTFDVAAEEIYPTFLTGATLVMRPALMFPALADFTQFIQHNRLTVINLPATYWHEWVLDLSQTLITLPETLRLVITGSEEVLAERLILWQKILSNSQREDITWLNAYGPTEATITTTVFNPNLSHKIAQIHSVAIGKPITNTQVYICDRYLQQVPIGIPGELLIGGLGLAKGYLNRDDLTREKFITHAFNSSEYQRFYKTGDLARYLPDGNIEFLGRIDNQVKIRGFRIEIGEIEAVLTEYTDVRATAVIVREDQTNNKQLVAYIVPKYPSIDPAKLRSFLKQKLPDYMIPAFFVQLQELPLMSSGKIDRNALPAPTEIREQKTMITPRTATEKIVAEIWQDVLGLKQISIFDNFFDLGGHSLKAAQVISRLREQLAINIPLNYLFSEPTVAGLSSNLDLNLSDTIESDQIPDWQVEITLDTSIQPPNLVAPFPQKPADILLTGATGFLGIHLLAELLDKTEANIHCLIRDKSLEQAQAKIYQKLKTFQLWDEQKSSRIIPVIGDLSQKRLGMCEPDFLELANQIDVIYHNGAWVNAIYPYSILKPTNVLGTAEILRLACLIKTKPVHFVSTISVFSPSYAQGNLIQESDPLGINHGLNAGYTQSKWVAEKLIMEAGKRGLPMTIFRASRIIGHSKTGICNREDLFCRMIKGCIQLGMIPDFGDSTEDLTPVDYVSGAIVHLASQETSLGKAFHLLNSHPTLNRELFDCVREMGYPLQCVSLEKWRSHLTEQCKINTDNALSPVLDNFSDENLSAGYPPQFDAQNTVMGLKGTAFNFPKIDDRLLKTYFEYFTKSGFLTQ